A window from Indicator indicator isolate 239-I01 chromosome 27, UM_Iind_1.1, whole genome shotgun sequence encodes these proteins:
- the USP45 gene encoding ubiquitin carboxyl-terminal hydrolase 45 has translation MRVKDPSRANPEKPKRSKRPNRPQDEDSSDDISGLTCQHVSQAVDVHHVKRAVAQSVWSICAECLKERRMSDGEPLAPADVWLCLKCGSQGCSKNSEGQHSLKHFQTACTEPHCIVINLSTWIIWCYECDEELSTHCNKKVLAQIVDFLQKHGSRAEPSSSKIIHLCEENTEPSEILKGKSSGSGASVPVKGINNLGNTCFFNAVMQNLAQTHVLNELMYEMKEKGTKLKICHTSESQLDPLVVNLSSPGPLTSAMFLFLHSMREAGKGPLSPKVLFSQLCQKAPRFKGFQQQDSQELLHYLLDAMRIEETKRIQTGILKAFNNPTTKTADEETRRKVKAYGREGVKMNFIDRIFVGELTSTVMCEECEHISTVKEPFIDLSLPIIEERVAKPVPLGRTGKGKSAQEADVAQYNCASLTTLNNQPKMGKKQTGTKDKNQLNQERWLARRAASKEGERSPVIMQEKGKKLELEGGSGMLYSKDSSAECTVNGSQTEGSEKEASRSESSFDADSEASESETAVKQAASSPACNSSALQINHISVKMPHNKAGDSSEEVISSAIAKLGFCDAINEEKKSSRGDPALGLSHTSVFSVDKPSLPQNPQNAFQTLSQTYITSSKECSVQSCLYQFTSVELLMGNNKLLCESCTERKQKYQKKTNSTEKKLEGVYTNARKQLLISSVPAVLILHLKRFHQAGLSLRKVNRHVDFPLILDLAPFCAASCKNVADGARVLYSLYGIVEHSGSMRGGHYAAYVKVRTPSKKLLEQMNASRNVLGLKEAMGASGGQWVYVSDAHVQMVPESRVLNAQAYLLFYERLLL, from the exons GCCGACGTCTGGCTCTGTCTCAAATGTGGCTCTCAG GGCTGTAGTAAGAACTCAGAGGGCCAGCATTCTCTGAAACACTTCCAAACAGCATGCACAGAACCTCACTGCATCGTTATCAACCTCAGCACCTGGATCATCTG GTGTTATGAATGTGATGAAGAGCTGTCAACACACTGCAACAAGAAGGTTTTGGCTCAGATAGTTGATTTTCTACAAAAACATGGCTCCAGGGCTGAACCAA GTTCATCAAAAATCATCCATCTGTGTGAGGAAAACACTGAACCAAGTGAgatactgaaaggaaaaagctcTGGCAGTGGTGCCTCAGTTCCAGTGAAAGGAATCAATAACTTAGGAAACACCTGCTTCTTTAATGCTGTCATGCAG aACTTGGCACAGACTCATGTGCTGAACGAGCTGATGTATGAGATGAAGGAGAAAGGAACCAAGTTAAAAATCTGCCACACTTCAGAGTCCCAGCTG GATCCTTTGGTGGTCAACCTCTCCAGCCCAGGACCTTTGACTTCAGCAATGTTCTTGTTCCTTCACAGCATGAGGGAGGCTGGAAAAGGTCCTCTTTCTCCCAAGGTGCTCTTCAGCCAGCTTTGCCAAAA GGCTCCTCGATTTAAGGGgttccagcagcaggacagccagGAGCTTCTGCACTACCTGTTGGATGCCATGAGGATTGAAGAGACCAAG CGCATTCAAACTGGTATCTTAAAAGCATTTAATAATCCAACTACTAAGACAGCAGATGAAGAAACGAGAAGGAAAGTCAAAG CGTATGGAAGAGAGGGTGTGAAGATGAACTTCATAGATAGGATCTTTGTTGGTGAATTGACTAGCACTGTCATGTGTGAGGAATGTGAACAT aTTTCAACAGTAAAAGAGCCTTTCATTGATCTTTCACTGCCTATAATAGaggagagg GTTGCAAAGCCTGTGCCTTTGGGAAGGACAGGCAAAGGAAAAAGTGCACAGGAGGCAGATGTTGCTCAGTATAACTGTGCTTCTCTCACTACACtcaacaaccaacccaaaatgGGCAAGAAACAGACTGGAACAAAGGATAAG AACCAGCTGAACCAGGAGAGATGGCTCGCCAGGAGAGCTGCTTccaaggaaggggagagaagtCCTGTTATCATGcaggagaagggcaagaagCTGGAGCTGGAAGGTGGCTCTGGCATGCTGTACTCCAAAGACTCGAGTGCTGAGTGCACTGTCAATGGCAGCCAGACAGAGGGCAGTGAGAAGGAAGCCAGCCGCTCCGAGAGCAGCTTCGATGCTGACAGCGAAGCCTCGGAGAGCGAAACCGCTGTGAAGCAAGCAgcttccagcccagcctgcaactcctctgctctgcagatcaACCATATCAGCGTGAAAATGCCACACAACAAAGCAGGGGACAGCAGTGAGGAGGTGATTTCCAGTGCCATAGCCAAACTTGGCTTCTGCGACGCCATAAACGAAGAGAAGAAATCGAGCCGTGGGGaccctgccctggggctgtcccACACCTCCGTGTTCTCAGTGGACAaaccctccctgccccagaACCCCCAAAATGCTTTCCAGACACTGTCCCAAACCTACATAACCAGCTCCAAGGAATGTTCTGTGCAGTCCTGCCTTTACCAGTTCACCTCTGTGGAGCTCCTAATGGGCAACAACAAACTGTTGTGTGAGAGCTGCAcggaaaggaaacagaagtatCAGAAGAAGACCAACTCCACAG AAAAGAAGCTGGAAGGTGTCTACACAAATGCCCGGAAGCAGCTGCTGATCTCCTCGGTTCCTGCTGTTCTTATTCTCCACCTGAAAAGATTCCACCAG GCTGGTCTGAGTCTGCGGAAGGTGAACAGGCATGTGGACTTCCCACTCATTTTAGACCTGGCACCATTTTGTGCTGCATCCTGCAAG AACGTTGCAGATGGAGCCAGAGTGCTGTACAGCCTCTATGGAATTGTGGAGCACAGTGGGTCCATGAGGGGTGGTCACTACGCAGCCTATGTCAAAGTCAGGACTCCCTCcaagaagctgctggagcagatgaatGCCTCTCGGAATGTTCTGG GTTTAAAAGAAGCCATGGGAGCATCAGGAGGGCAGTGGGTGTATGTTAGTGATGCCCATGTTCAGATGGTTCCAGAATCCAGAGTTCTGAACGCCCAAGCATATCTCCTTTTCTATGAAAGATTATTACTCTAA